ttACTACATATAGTTCAACTAGTAATTAAACTAGTTTGCAGTAGCTTGGTTTAAATCTACATCGTGTTTTCAGTAGATAATTACTtttttgctaaaataaaataTGGGTGAAGTAGGCAAGAATGTCCTTTATTTTCAGGCATCAGACCAGCCTAATTCTCCCTTGAAACATTGCTTTTGTGTTTAATAGTATAAATTACACATTGTTATTGCATTTTGTATTCGATGACATTTCCGATTTAGATATGAGAATTTCACGAAGTAGTCAAAGTAGCTTTAGTTAAGTAAACTGATTTTCTTAAAAGGtagctttagtgtagcttaacttcttccagtgtgtaggaattggtagcttggtaaactatattttcagagtagcttttCCAACACCCATATTTAGGGGTTCACAGGGAGGCTGTCAAACCTATTTTTATtcttagattttttttctcttgACTTGGTCAAATAACTCAAGTACAGATTGGTAACTTTTTTCTAATTTGGCACACAGAAACTAGAGGCCTTGAGTAACTTGGTAAAAACAAAATGGCACGATTTGCCTATAGGTAGGTATCACTAGCAGACCAAGCTAGTTTCTCGAAGCTCCGCTACAGCTAGCTTCACAGTTGGGTGCACAGTTCGCATATGCCGGTGTAGGTTGTGCGTAGAACCGGCTTTATATGAGATTTTGTTTTGGCAAATTCTACACTGTGCTCTAACATAGTCTACATTATTCAAATGCATCCACATGCTACTGTGCTTCCGACTCATTTTCCAGCTGTTGTTTTCACAGccgtccttcctctctctcctcgctgctAAATGTGTGACTGTGAGCGAGTTGGCTCGGCCCTCCCTCACGCATCTTTGGTTCATTGGTTGACACTGTGTGTCTGATTGACAGGAACAACAGGTAAGGCTGTTACTCTGAGCAGACAGTCTGAAAGAATGTGTTgagcatttaggcctatatatttgATTTCTTTGTTTATTCTTTGAATTTGTTAATTCTATTCAtttaaatatttgtattattcatatgttaatgttttaatattTTTATAAATAGATTTGGCTCTTTTGATATGCGATCCTGCTCCCAACGTTCACCACAAGAGCTGGATCTTAGAGCCGACTCGTTCGCGAACGACCAATCACTACCACTCATGGCTGCACCCCTAcacagtcatgtaaaatccatagattagggcctaattcatttatttcaattgaccgatttctttatatgaactgtaactcagtaaaatcttccaaattgttgcattttgcgtttatatttttgtttagcaTAGTTCACTTACTCCCCAGCCCTGGGTGAGACTtgaaaggaagaagagagaggaggtgaaagatGATGAGACATGTCTTTACATGTCTGTGCTGCTGGATTAGTCAAGATTTCTGCTGAGTGGTTTTGTTACCACTGCTGCTCTCTTTGTTTGCTGACTCAATGTTGTACTTGTATGAAATATGTTCTGCTTCCTCAACTAATAATGCATTTCAAATTAAAGAGAATTTACAGCATACCAGCAGAAAGTATGGTGACTCACGTCCGATTTACCAGTACTACCATGGCCCCATACACGAAAAACAAAAGCAGGATCCTTCCTTTATGTCTGTATTTATTTATACTTTTTAGTATAAAGATGAAAATAATGGTTTTATTCTTGACAATCTACCTGGCTGTAGACCCGTTGCTCTGCAAATTGCTGAGCCTTCATTTTTCATCTTgtttgtttacacacacacacacacacacacacacacacacacacacacacacacacacacacacacacacacacacacacacacacacacacacacacacacacacacacacacacacacacacacacacacacacacacacacacacgtaaatctTTATTGCCTATTACTAAAACAAACCTTGTAGACCAGAGTATTGTATCCTGGTTCTATCCATGCTGTTATATCCAATTGAAATTACTTATGACAAACGCATTGCAATTTATCTATACATCGTAACACAAAGAAAAGtaatcaaattgtattatttTGCTGAATGTTGTTTTTTCCTTTATTTGGTACGGATTCAAGTTGCTTTTTAGTTGTCTTGGGTCTAATAAAAGGATGCGGGTTGTGGAAAGTTATTGCTTTAATAGCTAACTAAAGACAGCAGGCGTAAGTTGTTTCGCAAACACACCCCTCTAGCTGTTGTGCGTCGCTATTGGCTGGTGGGAGTGCCCACCTCTGGCAGAGCAAAGTCAGAAGTTTGCTCACGGAACTGCCTGGCTTTGTGTGGTGAGCGAGACTGGGGAAGACAGAGCCTCCGTATACCACTCTCGAAAAACGGCTTCGTGATATAACAACTCTTCGGTCTCCCCAACCCACCACTACCACATCTGCAAGAGAGTGACATAGGCCTACAGTTATTTAAAGTACCGTTTCTACGACGGTTACAGTGGCGGCCAGCATGAGCTTCAGTGCGGACTCCACCTCCCCCAACCCATTTCACATGTGTAACATCTGTCAAAAGGTGATAAGGAAAAAGGTATGGTGTTTTCAGATTGATTTCTCCAAATGTTATTTTTACTAGTCGACCAATAGCATGTTTTATCAAGGTGATTAGTCATTCCTTCCAATTTAGATAAAATATAATTGCACCCTATTAAGTTTTCAATTAGATCCTAGTACAGTAAGTCGCCTATAGACTCTAGTAGGCTTTGATTAGATCTACTGATTCAGACAGCAGACATGCACATATCTTTTCATGGGTCTAATCCTTCCCTTGCTGATATGTTTGTATTAAATTCTGTATTTCAACATCATCTATATATTTGCTTCAGGACCTGAATTGCTTTAGATTTAGGCCTATTGTAAATCATCTCAAATCTAATAATTTAGTCATTAGTCATGGGCTTTTATGCAGTTCATGAACAACATGAAAGTTAATGATAATTTGATGACAATCAGGCTGTTTTTCCATTCAAACATATCAGACAACAATCTGCAAAAATTGTCCCCTTTGCATTGATTTAATTCCCAGTATGGTCATCAATCAGTATGATAGCAATAGAGTTGGGGGGGAATTGATAAGAGTCTAACTCACTCACTGCATGTAAATGGTAAACTCATTAGAAATGTATCTGCATTTTGCATACAGATGGCACATATCCATTACACAATTAATGTACTCAAAAACATTTAGCAGAACAAATAGAGACTGCCTTTGATATTAGTTTAGCATGGTGATCATATTTCCACTGCATCACTTCCATTTTCTCTGCAGATTCCCTGTGAAGTACCATTTGTATTTACATTTTGTGGTAATATTTGTATAGGCATGTGAGTGTATAGATTGACTATACCATGAACCTATATGCTAAAATGATTGTAATCTGTCATCGAatacttaaaaaaaatgttattattGACTTCAAGTGTAATATTCATTTCAAGTACATTTCTAAAAATGTTTTGGTATATTTCTAGTTAATCCCTACTTTTATCTAAATCCACCTCTTAATTCCTACTTCTTTCTAAATCTCTACTTCGGTCTAAACAACATTCTGGTGAAGAACTTCAAAAGCAGCTCTCAGTCAATGAATGCATCAatactctgtcctatccctgtTGCCACAGTTATCTGTTAACAACAAAACATGAGGACATACAGATTTACAATGCCTAGAGACAGCTTTGTCTGTATGCACACCAGAGTCAGCCCTTTCATGACAAACATCACtgacagaaaaaaacactttcaTGTCTGCCTCCTACATTTACCAATAGATACTGGTAAATACTCTATGCCTCAATCAGATATACATATACTGGTAAAGGCAGaaactatatatattttattttgtagGTTAAAACCCGAAAGGTTTCATAGAGGTTGTTCTCAACAGACCCTATTGGTTGGAAATTAGAGTTtactgaaagagagggagagagagagagagagagagaactgtcacTTGGCATTTTACTTAATTTATCTTTAATTATGATGTAAGATTCTTGTTTTTGATTACTTTATTACTTATTTAACAAATACTTATCCCACAATTACAACTGTCTATTAGTTTTTTGTGTGATGGAGACAGACGGGTCAAGGCTCTTTTTAGATCTGCACAGGCCAGGATATATAGGAGCACTTGAGCCACATCTCTCTGTATCATCTCAGGTAGTTGCATCAGCCACGCTGCCCCAGCAACAGACACGCATCACACACAAAGGGCCAGAGGGcagagagaataggagaatagagggggatagggagaaagagggagggattgCTACCAGGTTGCACCTGTCTGCAGCACAgggcaggtctgtctgtctgtgtgtgtcaccgGTGGCAGTGGGAGACACAGGGCTTCAACCCAATTAGCTAAATTCACGGGAAATTGCCTGTCTGTTGACAGAAGGCACATTCAAAGGTCTGTTATGTAATAAGACATATGCCACTGGAACAGAGAGGggtctctctgactctttctcctcCACCCCCATATGTATTGAGCCTACACTGTCGTTAGCTTGTGTGACATCATTTTACAGTTCTTGTTTACAATGTCCTTCATAAATATTATACCCTTCATGTACATTTTTTCaaaattgtatatattttttctctaTCGGTATATTGGACTTTAGCTATATTATTTGCTGTAATATTATATCTGCCTTTTCTGGAGGATGAAATTGTAGCCAACTCTGTATGACTACATTTAAACAGGAGGATACTTTAAACAGGCATCCATTGTCAATCCACCAAAAATGTAAGGTTTTAATCTGAAAAAAGGTAAAGATAGGATGGGCCTCTCTTAGTAGCTTGCTAGAAATCCTATTTGGATTTACAGTAGATACAATGGAGGCTTTAAGAGAGGTTTAATGtcttaatatttaatcattttaatGCTCATGTTCGTTATATTAATATGCTCGTTTAACTTTATCTGgtttgccattccaaataaattGGAGAAAAAAAGTCTTGCATTGTTTGAAAAAAGGATTCTCCGAGAGTCAGTAGAACATGCCTAAATATGTCAACTGTGATTTCACGAGAGAAACTGGTACATTTTCCAGTTACCAAACAATTGATTCACATTCAAAATCCTATGTTCCCTAAACCTAATCCCTAAATCTAAAATAGCCTTTCTTcttgtggggttagggttagtcatgtccccaattttcttgttttactatctttctgaacaaaaatataaaatgcaacatgcaacaatttcaaagattttactgcgttacagttcatataaggaaatcagtcaatttaaataaattcattaggccctaatctatggaattCACATGACAGGGAATACAAATATCCATCTCTTGTTCACAGATaccgtttttttttttacgttagGGGGCCTCCCGAacggcgcagtggtctaaggcactgcatcgcagtgctagctgtgccaaatgagatcctggttcgagtccaggcccTGTGCCAGCCAACCGTGACCGGTAGACCCATGGGgaggcgcataattggcccagcgttgttcttgtcccatcacgcactagcgactcctgtgtttcctccgacacattggtgcggcttccaggttaagcgggcattgaGTCAAGAAGCAAGaagctgggttgtgtttcagaggacgcacggctctcgaccttcaccgcTCTCTCgtgtccgtatgggagttgcagcgggagttaccaattggataccacaaaattgtagagaaaaaataaataaaatgtataaaataaatatatatataagttaGCGTCGTGGATCAGAAAATCCATCAGTATCTCGTGTGACCACCATTTCAGGCCTGTGGAATGCTgtctcactcctcttcaatggctgtgagaagttgctggatattggcgcaAACTGGAACATGCAATCCAGagaatcccaaacatgctcaatgggtgacatgtctcttgatcatgtagaactgggacattttcagtttctAGGAATTGTGTGTAAAATAGCCTTCTCCAGTGTACGTACCAGTGACCatcgaaggtgaacatttgctcactgaagtcggttacgacgtcAAGCTCttgtcaggtcaagaccctggtgagaagggtgagcacacagatgagcttccctaagatggtttctgacagtttgtgcagaaattcttcggttgtgcaaacctagagtttcatcagctgtcggtggctggtctcagacgatcccgcaggtgaagaagcgaGATGTGGAAGTCCtcggctggtgtggttacacgtggggTCTGCAGTTGTGGGGCTAGTTGGACGTGTGTACGAAACTAATTTTTCTGCAGTTGTGGGGCTAGTGTACGAAacaaacatttgagagaaatacactttttgtgcatatggacaatttctgggatcttttatttcagctcatgaaacatggcaccaacactttacatgttgcgtttctatttttgttcagtgtagtatttaaaagtatttttacttacttactttacatCACTGCCTCTGGGAAGAGATCCCtttaacctccctctctcctcagagctCTCAGTACATTAAGTTCAACAGGTGAGACATACACAACCTAACATAAATCTACACTTTAACATGCCagactcacgcacgcacgcacgcacacacacacacacacacacacgacaatgTGAACTATAAAGCTGCCGTTCTTTCCTCTGCCCAGGACTTGATCCCAATGTTCCATGGCTAATGTGTGTGCACACAGGCTGTTTGCTCATCTCAAAAGGTTACAAGAGGAGGGGGTTACTTTACCTCTGAGCAAATGGATTGATGCACAAAGGCCTGGCTGTTACATTTTAGTCACttagcagacattcttatccagagcgacttacaggagcaattatggttggatgccttgttcaagggcacatcgTTAGAtctttcacctagtcggctcagcgATTTGAGACAGTgtactttcggttactggctcaatgctCTTACCCGCTGGATTTGTCTGCTGCGCATTAGATATCAAACCTCActtctatacagtgcattcggaaagtattcagaccacttcctttttttccacattttgttacattacagcctaattctaaaattgcttaaattaaatgtttttctcagcaatctacatgcaataccccataatgacaaagcgaaaacaggttagaCATTTTTTCACATTAACAAAATAacaataaataccttatttacataagcattcagatactttgatatgagacttgaaattgagctccggtgcatcctgtttccattgatcatccttgatgtttctccaacttgattggattccacctgtggtcatttctattgattggacatgatttggaatatataaggtcccacagttgacagtgcatgtcagagcaaaaatcaagccatgaggtcgaaggaattgtcctagCTCAGAAactggattgtgtcgaggcacagatctggggaagagtaccaaaacatttctgcagcattgaaggtccccaagaaaacagtggcctccatcattcttaaatagaagtttggaaccatcaagactcttcctggagccaaaactgagcaattggggaagaagggccttggtcagggatgtgaccaagaacctgatggtcactctgacagcgctccagagttcctctgtggagatggttgtccttctggaaggttctcccatctctgcagcactccaccaatcaggcatttatgatAGAATGGCCAGACAAAAGGCACATGATGgcctgtttggagtttgccaaaaagcacctaaaggactctcagaccacgagaaacaagattctctcgtctgatgaaaccaagattgaagtctttggcgtcacgtctggaggaaacctggcaccatccctacagtgaagcatggtgctggcagcatcatgctgtggggatgtttttcattcagcggcaggaactgggagactagtgaggATCGAGGGgaaaaaagtacagagagatccttgatggcaacctgctccagagcactcaggacatcAGATTGgggcgaaagttcaccttccaacaggacaatgaccctaagcacacagctaagacagcgcggtagtggctttgggacaagtctcaatgtccttgagtggcccagccagagcccggatttgaactcaatcgaacatctctggagagacctgacaatagctgtgcagagacactccccagccaacctgacagagcttgagaggatctgcagagaagaatgtgagaaaatccccaaatacaggtatgccaagcttgtagcatcctatccaagaagacttgaggctgtaatcactgccaaaggtgcttcaacaaagtactgaataaagggcctgaatacttatgtcaatgcaATATTTCAGTTTTGTTATTTTGAACATTTCTAACAAatgttttctttgtcattatggggtattgtgtgtagattgagggggaaaaacaatttaatcaattttagaataaggctaatgtaacaatgtggaaaaagtcaaggggtctgaatactttcccgacgGCACCGTACATGCCCTCTTTTTCacttaatgtaaaaaaaaaaattctgtgcTTCCCGAACATGGCTTAGTTCATTTAAGTGGTGCTTAAAGTGGGGTTGTACATCTAAGTTCCTTGTGTACTATGGTTCCTTAGCTAACCCAGTTTCCTTATCTAACGCTCTTGTCTCGTCTCAGGATAAAGGAGTCAGAGTGCCGCGACCCTTCTCCAGTGGACCCAGTGCCTTCATTCCAAAGGAAGAGGTGAGAAAATGCTTTTGTTCTGTCTTGAAGCTATACTTCCCCCTGTCCTGCTTACACTCATTTTCTGTCACTTTTGTTTAATCTCTAACTTTTTCCCCTTTTGTCTTTCTTTCCACCTTTATCTTCTTCTAGCCTCGAATTTAGGTGTAAACCATATTTTAGATTACAGCAGCAGCATTTTTACTGTAACACGATTTCAATACACACTGCCTAACTGaaacctctctcttccctgtcctgCCGGACCCCttccccctatccctccctcctggtTCCAGATTGTGGAGGCGTCCCAAGTGGACCCCCTCACAGAGCAGCTCCTAGCCGAGGCCTACTCTCCGTCAGGCCATGTGGACCACCTGACCCAGGTGATGGGACTGCACCCCCACTACCTGGAGTCCTTCCTGCACAGCCAGTTCTACCTGCTGAGGATGGACGGCCCCTTGCCTCTCCACTGCCGACACTTCATCGCCATCATGGTAAACACTGGAGTAGGATGAACAAGAGATTATCATTGGGTGTGTCTAAAATTGCACCATagttccctatatagagcactacttttgaccagagccctgttaaCTCGTCAAAAGaagtgtagtatatatagtgtgccATTTTTCCCTGCAATGGTTGAGGTTAGGATATAGGTAAGGTAAGCTGATCCTACAGGCAACTTCTACCTGAAGCTGCATGATACAGGATAGGTCAACGGTCAAGCTAAGCCGAGGGGGATGTCTCCTGCATAGACACGTCCTCTCTTAGGTAGGTCTCCTGAGCAGGGAGGGAGAATCTAACACACTTCTACTGATTTATATCATCTCCATATTCACCCATTTCCCTAACAACCAATAGCTGTCCCAACGTGATGGATTATATTTTTCTTTATGGTGTTTAAACTTCCGTCTCAGTGCTGAGATTCcccggagggagggagagagagggagaggtgtgcgCGCGCGCCTAGGCATACTGGCCACTCAACACCTCCATACTGGCCACTCAACACCTCCATACTGGCCACTCAACACCTCCATACTGGCCACTCAACACCTCCATACTGGCCACTCAACACCTCCATACTGGCCACTCAACACCTCCGTCTGTGGAGCTTTGTTATGCAGCCATCTCAGAGGGTCCTCCCAGCACACCTCAAACTCACCCAGTTCCTGATGTGGCCCACAACTAGGCCAAAGTCTGCCCCCTCACTCTTAACGACACAGCATGTTATGTCAGGAGGAACAGCTGAATGCAATGCGTTGTCAAATACACAGTTTAATGTGCAGTTTAAAATAAGTCATGCTTAGAAGTGACAGTATACAACATGCATATAAAATATTCATTTAGTATAGATCGTGCATATACAGGCAAAATGTATGCTttatattagtctgccaagccAGCTACATGGTGAATGCAAACTAAAACAGGACTGTTAAATACAGTACTACCCAgaatatgtattttatttttatttcacctttatttaaccaggtaggctagttgagagcaagttctcatttacaactgcgacctggccaagataaagcaaagcagtttgacacatacaacagagttacacatggaataaacaaacatacagtaggaaAAGTCTaaatatagtgtgtgcaaatgaggtaagataagaggggaggtaaggcaattactaggccatggtggtgaagcaattacaatataccaattaagcactggagtgatagatgtgcagaagatgaatgtgcaagtagagatactggggtgcaaaggagcaagataaataaataaatacagtatggggatgtggtagttggatgggctatttacagatgggctatgtacaggtgcagtgatctgtgagctgctctgacagctggtgcttaaagctagtgagggagatatgagtctccagcttcagtgatttttttttttgcaattcgttccagtcattggcagcagagaactggaaggaaaggcggccaaaggaggaattggctttgggggtgaccagtgagatatacctgctggagcgtgtgctacgggtgggtgttgttatggtgaccagtgagccgagataaggcggagctttacctagaagagacttgtagatgacctggagccagtgggtttggcgacgagtacgaagcgagggccagccaacgagagcgtacaggtcgcagtggtgggtagtatatggggctttggggacaaaacggatggcactgtgatagactgcatccaatttgttgagtagagtgttggaggctattttgtaaatgacatcgctgaagtcgaggatcggtaggatggtcagttttacgagggtatgtttggcagcacgagtgaaggatgctttgttgcgaaataggaagccaaatctagatttaattttagattggagatgcttaatgtgagtctggaaggagagtttacagtctagccagacacctataGTATATAGAACAAGAATATAAATAGTTTAGACAGTAGAAAACAACAAAGCATATGCAGTAAAGGAAGAGTTTTCCCAGTAGGCTATAAATATAGATAAGAAAgcctcccctctttctttctccaggCTGCAGCGCGTCACCAGTGTTCCTTCCTGGTGTCTCTGCATGTGCGTGAGTTCTACAGGATGGGGGTGTGTCTGGACTGGCTGAAGGGCCTGCAGTACGTCCCTCAGAGACTGAGGAACCTCAACGAGATCAACAAGCTCCTAGCACACAGACCATGGCTCATCACCAAGGAGCACATTCAGGTTAGAACACAGACATACATAAAACATACACATATTCAAGTACATTATCCACATATGCACATACTGTATCTATTCAAAAACACGACTTTTATCCACATACGCACACAAAGTAACTCACACCAAACCCCTTTCTTCCCCTCTACTTTAGAACTTGGTGAAGACAGGGGAGCACAGTTGGTCTTTGGCAGAGCTGGTCCATGCTGTGGTCATATTGGCCCATTTCCATGCACTGGCCAGCTTTGTGTTTGGCAGTGGCATCAACCCCCAGGTTGACACACAAAACACCAACGGCTTCCAGGCCGTCTACATCAGCAACTACTGTACATGTGACCTGGCCAGCGACCATCACCTGGACCGAGATCTCAGCAGTAGCAGCCCTGAGGTGAGATTTAACTATGTGTGTTTGGAGGGATTGTGTTGGAAATGTATGTGTAACTCTattgtcataataatagagttttgctttgttgtgtgtgtttcagaccaCAGACTCGGTCAGTGAGTTGGAGGCGCTGATGGACAGAATGAAGAGgctgcaggaggagagagaggaggatgaggcttCGCAGGAGGAGATGGCCACACGCTTcgagaaggagaagaaagagagccTATTGGTGGGCTCTGGAGGTACTGCAACCACACCtgttcctgttgtctctctctcactgagtaAAAGGATTATGTGATTACTGATTATGATCCATCTCCATTGTGACTGCAGatttggaggatgaggtgatgcCCACATC
The sequence above is a segment of the Oncorhynchus gorbuscha isolate QuinsamMale2020 ecotype Even-year linkage group LG16, OgorEven_v1.0, whole genome shotgun sequence genome. Coding sequences within it:
- the LOC124000552 gene encoding sestrin-3-like isoform X2, with translation MSFSADSTSPNPFHMCNICQKVIRKKDKGVRVPRPFSSGPSAFIPKEEIVEASQVDPLTEQLLAEAYSPSGHVDHLTQVMGLHPHYLESFLHSQFYLLRMDGPLPLHCRHFIAIMAAARHQCSFLVSLHVREFYRMGVCLDWLKGLQYVPQRLRNLNEINKLLAHRPWLITKEHIQNLVKTGEHSWSLAELVHAVVILAHFHALASFVFGSGINPQVDTQNTNGFQAVYISNYCTCDLASDHHLDRDLSSSSPETTDSVSELEALMDRMKRLQEEREEDEASQEEMATRFEKEKKESLLVGSGDLEDEVMPTSKVSQFVEDATFGYQDFARRGEDHPPTFRAQDYSWEDHGFSLVNRLYSDIGLLLDDKFRTACDLTYYNMASHEDVDTTMLRRALFNYVHCMYGIRSM
- the LOC124000552 gene encoding sestrin-3-like isoform X1, with amino-acid sequence MSFSADSTSPNPFHMCNICQKVIRKKDKGVRVPRPFSSGPSAFIPKEEIVEASQVDPLTEQLLAEAYSPSGHVDHLTQVMGLHPHYLESFLHSQFYLLRMDGPLPLHCRHFIAIMAAARHQCSFLVSLHVREFYRMGVCLDWLKGLQYVPQRLRNLNEINKLLAHRPWLITKEHIQNLVKTGEHSWSLAELVHAVVILAHFHALASFVFGSGINPQVDTQNTNGFQAVYISNYCTCDLASDHHLDRDLSSSSPETTDSVSELEALMDRMKRLQEEREEDEASQEEMATRFEKEKKESLLVGSGDLEDEVMPTSKVSQFVEDATFGYQDFARRGEDHPPTFRAQDYSWEDHGFSLVNRLYSDIGLLLDDKFRTACDLTYYNMASHEDVDTTMLRRALFNYVHCMYGIRYDDYDYGEVNQLLERSLKVYIKTVTCYPERTTRRMYDSYWRQFRHSEKVHVNLLLMEARMQAELLYALRAITRYMT